The Microcoleus sp. AS-A8 genome contains a region encoding:
- a CDS encoding PAS domain S-box protein produces MSDTETLLQNVFDTISTGIFVVKVETLDSSAAESITFRFVTANPAYVKMLSLPPNALVGLSPHDCFPPDIADRFYANYSRCLEQRQPISYQESLEVDSERCRLITTLSPMFEADGRISQIIGSSQVLITECQQTEEALFQEKELLSTLIKNAPIGIISTDESGEILLVNPAFEKICGYAVEELVGQRPPYPYWDLANLDQIYQEFDQAMSGKKEYIELWFARKNGERFLARLQPITIFDEQGNILRHLATMEDITKYKQAEEELYKALETERELNELKSRFVAMVSHEYRTPLTTILSSAELLERYIDQFTQEKRRQHYTRIQSAVHLLTQLVNDVLTISKIEAGKQAFNPSPLDLVKFCRELVEEFQLTIGSLHTLLFTSHGNAPSEAQGSMMAKADMDEKLLRYIISNLLSNAIKYSPEGTTVRFDLSVDPHQAILSIQDAGIGIPLEDQPHLFESFYRGTNVGALSGTGLGLAIVKSSVDLQGGKIAVSSDVGVGTTVTVTLPLNYPRTGESDYRRDTAEGVNSKG; encoded by the coding sequence ATGTCAGACACAGAGACGTTGTTACAGAATGTATTCGATACTATCTCCACTGGCATTTTTGTGGTAAAGGTCGAGACGCTTGACAGCAGCGCAGCAGAAAGCATAACCTTCCGGTTTGTCACAGCCAACCCAGCTTATGTCAAGATGCTGTCGTTACCCCCGAATGCCTTAGTCGGGTTATCCCCTCATGATTGTTTTCCTCCAGACATCGCTGACCGCTTTTATGCGAACTACAGCCGCTGTTTAGAGCAACGCCAACCCATTAGTTATCAAGAATCCTTGGAGGTGGATAGTGAGCGTTGCAGGTTAATCACCACGCTGTCACCGATGTTTGAAGCCGATGGGCGAATTTCGCAAATCATCGGTTCGTCCCAGGTTCTTATTACTGAGTGCCAACAAACTGAAGAAGCTTTATTTCAAGAAAAAGAATTACTATCTACCCTGATTAAAAATGCCCCGATTGGGATTATTTCAACGGATGAATCAGGAGAAATTTTATTAGTTAATCCAGCCTTTGAGAAAATTTGTGGTTATGCGGTGGAAGAACTCGTCGGTCAAAGACCTCCTTACCCTTACTGGGATTTAGCCAACCTCGATCAGATTTATCAAGAATTTGATCAGGCCATGTCCGGCAAGAAGGAATATATTGAACTCTGGTTTGCCCGAAAAAATGGCGAGAGGTTTTTGGCTCGGCTACAGCCGATTACCATCTTCGATGAACAGGGAAATATACTCCGTCATCTAGCCACAATGGAGGATATTACGAAGTATAAGCAAGCAGAAGAGGAACTGTACAAAGCTCTGGAAACGGAAAGAGAACTCAACGAACTTAAATCTCGTTTCGTGGCGATGGTTTCCCATGAGTACCGCACTCCACTCACGACTATCTTATCGTCAGCCGAGTTACTCGAACGTTATATTGATCAATTTACACAAGAGAAAAGACGTCAGCACTACACTCGCATTCAATCTGCTGTCCATCTTCTGACCCAGCTTGTGAATGATGTACTCACGATTAGCAAAATCGAAGCGGGAAAACAGGCGTTTAACCCTTCTCCCTTAGATTTAGTAAAATTCTGCCGCGAACTGGTGGAAGAGTTTCAACTGACGATAGGGAGCCTGCACACTCTGCTCTTTACGAGTCACGGTAACGCTCCGTCTGAAGCACAAGGTTCCATGATGGCTAAGGCTGACATGGACGAAAAATTGCTGCGATATATTATCAGTAATTTGCTCTCGAATGCGATCAAATATTCCCCGGAGGGCACGACAGTCCGGTTTGACCTGTCTGTTGACCCACACCAAGCCATATTGAGCATCCAAGACGCAGGGATCGGGATTCCTTTAGAAGACCAACCGCACCTGTTTGAGTCGTTTTACCGGGGCACCAATGTCGGCGCTCTATCCGGAACAGGATTGGGGCTAGCCATTGTTAAAAGTTCTGTGGACTTACAGGGGGGAAAAATCGCCGTGAGCAGTGATGTCGGGGTGGGTACTACCGTTACCGTGACGTTGCCATTGAACTATCCGCGAACAGGCGAGAGCGATTACCGAAGGGACACTGCCGAGGGCGTTAACTCCAAGGGCTAG
- the proC gene encoding pyrroline-5-carboxylate reductase has protein sequence MAIKLGIVGGGVMGEALLSRLIAQQFYRPEDVLVSEPQVHQQELLAKKYGVNVTSNNRVAGAVSDVLLLAVKPQVFETVAIELAGGDSQRPEGKPLPIVISILAGVSLSKLEAAFGHQPVIRAMPNTPATVGAGITALSPGKAVSKSQMEQAIAIFESVGDVVEVPESLMDAVTALSGSGPAYVAVMVEALADGGVAAGLPRAIASKLALSTVLGTANLLQQSQLHPAQLKDQVTSPGGTTIAGIAELERAGFRSALIQAVLAAKERSRQLGQ, from the coding sequence GTGGCAATCAAACTTGGCATAGTCGGTGGTGGGGTAATGGGAGAAGCTCTCTTATCCCGCCTGATTGCTCAACAGTTTTATCGCCCTGAGGATGTCCTAGTCAGTGAGCCACAAGTCCATCAACAGGAGTTGTTGGCGAAAAAGTACGGTGTCAATGTGACATCGAATAACCGAGTCGCAGGGGCGGTCTCGGATGTATTGTTGTTGGCAGTTAAACCCCAGGTTTTTGAGACGGTAGCGATAGAGCTGGCAGGGGGGGATTCTCAGCGTCCGGAGGGAAAGCCCCTGCCGATAGTGATTTCGATTTTAGCGGGTGTGTCTTTAAGTAAGCTAGAAGCAGCATTTGGGCATCAGCCAGTTATTCGGGCGATGCCCAATACCCCTGCAACAGTAGGGGCAGGAATCACGGCGCTCTCACCGGGAAAAGCGGTTAGTAAGAGCCAGATGGAACAAGCGATCGCTATCTTTGAATCGGTGGGCGACGTAGTGGAGGTACCGGAATCGTTGATGGATGCCGTAACCGCCTTATCGGGATCGGGACCGGCTTATGTGGCCGTGATGGTGGAAGCCCTCGCCGATGGAGGGGTTGCGGCTGGGTTACCTAGAGCGATCGCGTCTAAGTTGGCTCTCTCCACCGTCTTAGGAACAGCTAATTTGTTGCAACAATCTCAATTGCACCCTGCTCAACTCAAAGACCAAGTGACTAGTCCTGGTGGGACTACTATTGCGGGGATTGCTGAGTTGGAACGTGCGGGTTTCCGTTCTGCCTTGATTCAAGCCGTTCTAGCCGCGAAAGAACGTTCTCGACAACTGGGTCAGTAG
- a CDS encoding cell division protein SepF: protein MNNIFTKLRDFVGLNEPVEYEYEYEDDGDAYQNLYQQEQPVQPAPPPEEDRTARRRVRERTSVVSEAGMGSTSMNNVIGMPGAVNGISEVAVIEPRSFEEMPQVIQALRERKSVVLNLTIMDPDQAQRAVDFVAGGTYAIDGHQERIGESIFLFTPSCVQVSTQSGVVHEVTSPQMRPNRPAAPAPAWASEQERMAQ from the coding sequence ATGAACAACATCTTTACCAAGCTCCGAGATTTTGTGGGTCTCAACGAGCCAGTGGAATACGAGTACGAGTATGAAGATGATGGGGATGCCTACCAAAATCTCTATCAGCAAGAACAGCCAGTTCAACCCGCGCCTCCCCCGGAAGAAGACCGTACAGCGCGTCGTCGCGTCCGGGAGCGCACCAGTGTAGTATCAGAAGCAGGAATGGGATCAACTTCAATGAATAACGTGATTGGGATGCCTGGAGCTGTCAATGGGATTTCGGAAGTTGCGGTGATCGAGCCGCGTTCGTTTGAAGAAATGCCCCAGGTGATTCAAGCCCTGCGAGAGCGTAAGTCGGTGGTTTTAAATCTGACCATTATGGACCCCGATCAAGCGCAACGCGCCGTAGATTTCGTTGCCGGTGGCACTTACGCCATTGATGGTCATCAAGAGCGAATTGGCGAAAGTATATTCTTATTTACACCGAGTTGTGTTCAGGTCAGTACGCAATCTGGTGTGGTTCACGAAGTGACTTCGCCGCAGATGCGTCCTAACCGTCCAGCGGCTCCTGCGCCTGCTTGGGCGTCTGAACAGGAGCGCATGGCTCAATAA
- a CDS encoding YggS family pyridoxal phosphate-dependent enzyme has translation MTGSIAERIATVRDQLPAGVRLIAVTKQVPVDAMREAYLAGVRDFAESRLQEAEAKIAQLKDLPDLNWHLIGHLQSNKAKKALEQFQWIHSCDNLKLAQRLNRLATELSLKPNVCLQVKVVPDPDKFGWSIPELLADLPELDQCTALQIRGLMTILPLGLSPEESLQVFDRTRELALKIGQQNWSNLHMQELSMGMSDDYLLAVQAGATQVRLGRIIFGERMA, from the coding sequence ATGACTGGTTCCATTGCAGAACGTATTGCCACTGTGCGCGATCAACTGCCGGCAGGTGTCCGGCTAATTGCTGTCACGAAACAAGTTCCAGTGGACGCCATGCGCGAGGCTTACTTAGCTGGTGTGCGGGATTTTGCTGAAAGCCGCCTTCAAGAAGCGGAAGCCAAAATAGCTCAATTGAAAGATTTGCCAGACCTCAACTGGCATCTTATCGGTCATCTACAAAGCAACAAAGCAAAAAAAGCCTTAGAGCAATTTCAGTGGATTCATTCTTGTGACAATCTCAAGTTAGCCCAGCGACTGAATCGATTAGCGACTGAACTGTCATTAAAGCCAAATGTTTGCCTCCAAGTCAAAGTTGTGCCTGATCCAGACAAATTCGGTTGGAGCATACCTGAGCTGTTAGCAGATTTACCTGAACTCGATCAGTGCACGGCGTTACAAATTCGCGGGTTAATGACGATTCTGCCACTGGGATTATCTCCAGAGGAAAGTCTACAGGTCTTTGATCGTACCCGTGAACTGGCTCTCAAGATTGGCCAGCAAAACTGGTCGAATCTTCACATGCAGGAGCTATCGATGGGAATGTCAGATGATTACCTTCTGGCCGTGCAAGCGGGTGCTACCCAAGTGCGGTTGGGACGAATTATCTTTGGTGAACGCATGGCTTAA
- a CDS encoding PipX family protein yields MSTETYLNHPTFGLLYRVCMVEENQELFTTLYAQRLFFLVTTSSEGLTFEPISRSDARLLVENRLRQLRRIGSSADIEKLQLIHKQTFL; encoded by the coding sequence ATGAGCACCGAAACTTACCTGAATCACCCAACGTTTGGCCTGCTTTATCGAGTTTGCATGGTTGAAGAGAACCAGGAATTATTCACCACTCTCTATGCCCAACGCTTATTCTTTTTGGTAACCACATCTTCCGAAGGGCTGACCTTTGAACCCATTAGCCGTTCCGATGCTCGCCTGTTAGTGGAAAATCGCCTCCGCCAACTTCGTCGCATCGGCTCCTCAGCCGATATTGAGAAGCTTCAGCTTATCCATAAACAAACCTTTCTGTGA
- a CDS encoding transposase, whose protein sequence is MFNLVYEFKLKPKAAQVAILEDWLEQCRRVYNYALAERKDWFKSRSCPINACSLQSEYIIPADTKRPTYASQCKGLTEARAKIPALNAVQVHVLQQTLKRLEQAFVSMWEQGHGFPRFRKAGTMRSFVFPQMGVNPIKGGAIKLPKIGWVKFRQSREIPDGATLKQVRIVRRASGWYTMLTLQWDVNVPDVMPHGEAIGIDVGISHFAAVSNGKLFPNPRPFKKLERKLKLLQRQCSRKVKGSINRRLAQVKVSKLHERIANTRKNYYWLLAHNLCDWAGMIFVEDLNLKGLARGFLGKHCLDAGWGQFFQVLEQCCRKRGVFFLKVDSKKTSQICPNCLVETGKKELSERVHSCEYCGYTTHRDVAAAQVVLVRGLAAVGHTVKMLCEGKFIGIPVTKESPSF, encoded by the coding sequence GTGTTTAATCTAGTCTACGAGTTTAAACTTAAGCCTAAAGCAGCACAGGTAGCCATCCTTGAAGACTGGCTAGAGCAGTGCCGACGTGTTTACAACTATGCACTTGCCGAGCGTAAGGATTGGTTCAAGTCTCGCAGCTGTCCTATAAATGCTTGCTCCCTCCAGTCCGAATACATCATTCCCGCAGACACCAAAAGACCCACCTACGCCAGCCAGTGCAAAGGGCTAACCGAAGCTAGAGCTAAGATACCTGCACTAAACGCCGTTCAAGTTCACGTTCTACAGCAAACGCTGAAGCGTCTTGAGCAGGCGTTTGTCAGTATGTGGGAGCAAGGGCATGGCTTTCCTCGGTTCAGGAAGGCGGGAACGATGCGATCGTTTGTGTTTCCACAGATGGGCGTTAATCCTATCAAAGGAGGCGCTATCAAGCTACCGAAGATTGGTTGGGTTAAGTTCCGGCAATCCAGGGAAATCCCCGATGGTGCAACCTTAAAGCAAGTCCGGATAGTGCGACGGGCTAGCGGATGGTATACCATGCTCACCTTGCAATGGGACGTAAACGTTCCTGATGTAATGCCGCATGGCGAGGCGATTGGGATTGATGTCGGTATTAGTCATTTTGCTGCGGTTTCTAACGGTAAGTTGTTCCCTAATCCACGACCTTTTAAGAAGCTCGAACGCAAGCTTAAATTGCTGCAACGCCAGTGTTCTAGAAAGGTTAAGGGTTCAATCAACCGTCGATTAGCACAAGTCAAAGTCAGTAAACTGCACGAACGAATTGCCAACACTCGGAAAAACTACTACTGGTTATTAGCTCACAATCTCTGCGATTGGGCAGGGATGATATTTGTGGAAGACTTAAACCTCAAAGGTCTAGCGCGTGGCTTTTTAGGGAAGCACTGTTTAGATGCGGGATGGGGTCAGTTCTTCCAAGTATTAGAGCAGTGTTGCCGTAAACGCGGGGTGTTTTTCCTGAAGGTGGATAGCAAGAAGACGAGTCAGATATGCCCAAATTGCCTTGTAGAGACAGGAAAGAAAGAGCTATCTGAGCGAGTTCATTCGTGCGAATATTGCGGCTATACAACACATAGAGATGTTGCAGCCGCTCAAGTAGTTCTCGTTAGGGGACTTGCAGCCGTGGGACACACGGTCAAGATGCTTTGTGAGGGTAAATTCATTGGAATCCCCGTGACGAAAGAATCCCCGTCCTTCTAG
- a CDS encoding anthranilate synthase component I: MSQMHDLQPWYWRSLPLEHRTGSQVFDRLFRHNGKIATLLESPYPTPVDQPQLARYSICAGMPRIQQGCAQMWTPPVGEILPFLRHLPCSQSKGDMSTEPENSLLPPHLPFTGGWLGWLGYDLAWEIEQLPRLKPDPLTFPVAFWYEPVAFAVLDHTQQTLWLAATNEAELDLLQQQLEQAHNLPTFNLQSSTFSFLSSQTDFEAAVIQAKKYIQAGDIFQANLSLRFEVATTANSWAIYCALQQINPSPFASYWQTPWGDVISCSPERLVELQGRQAQTRPIAGTRSRGATPDLDQQLAQELIANAKERAEHIMLVDLERNDLGRVCEWGSVAVNELFTIERYSHVMHLVSNITGTLRSDRDAVDLIRALFPGGTITGCPKVRAMEIIEELEPVRRSLFYGSCGYMDQRGNLDLNILIRTLLVRNPDSALNVEDKSLKIVSGQVGAGIVADSDPEKEWYESLHKAQAQIAALKILNF, from the coding sequence ATGTCCCAGATGCATGACTTGCAGCCCTGGTATTGGCGATCGCTACCCCTAGAACATCGCACCGGTTCTCAGGTATTTGACCGTCTATTTCGCCATAACGGTAAAATTGCCACCCTTCTTGAAAGCCCCTACCCTACCCCTGTCGATCAACCCCAGTTAGCTCGATACTCTATCTGTGCAGGAATGCCCCGTATCCAGCAGGGATGCGCCCAAATGTGGACTCCACCTGTTGGCGAAATCCTACCGTTCCTGCGTCATTTGCCTTGCTCTCAAAGCAAGGGAGACATGAGCACAGAACCCGAAAATTCGCTTCTACCTCCTCACCTGCCGTTTACTGGGGGTTGGCTCGGTTGGCTGGGCTACGATCTGGCCTGGGAAATTGAGCAGCTACCTCGATTAAAACCTGATCCCCTAACGTTTCCCGTTGCTTTTTGGTATGAACCCGTTGCGTTTGCTGTGCTGGATCACACTCAACAAACCTTGTGGTTAGCTGCTACAAATGAAGCCGAACTCGACCTATTACAACAACAGCTAGAGCAAGCTCATAACCTTCCAACGTTCAACCTTCAATCTTCAACCTTTTCATTCCTTAGCTCTCAAACGGACTTTGAAGCCGCTGTCATCCAAGCCAAAAAGTACATTCAAGCTGGTGATATTTTTCAGGCCAATCTTTCTTTAAGGTTTGAGGTAGCTACAACAGCTAATAGCTGGGCTATTTATTGCGCCTTACAGCAAATTAATCCTTCTCCCTTTGCTAGTTATTGGCAAACGCCTTGGGGTGATGTGATTAGCTGCTCTCCGGAAAGACTTGTAGAACTACAGGGACGGCAGGCTCAAACACGACCGATTGCCGGGACGCGATCGCGCGGAGCAACACCCGATCTTGACCAGCAGTTGGCACAAGAGCTAATAGCGAATGCCAAAGAACGAGCGGAACATATCATGCTCGTCGATTTAGAGCGCAATGACCTAGGGCGGGTGTGTGAGTGGGGATCGGTAGCCGTGAACGAATTGTTCACCATTGAGCGCTACAGTCACGTTATGCACCTGGTTAGCAATATTACGGGTACCCTGCGTAGCGACCGTGATGCGGTTGACCTAATTCGCGCCTTATTTCCCGGTGGGACAATCACCGGCTGTCCCAAAGTCCGTGCGATGGAAATTATTGAAGAACTTGAACCCGTCCGTCGTAGCCTGTTCTATGGCTCCTGTGGATATATGGATCAACGCGGTAACCTGGACTTGAATATTTTGATTCGCACTCTTTTAGTGAGAAATCCGGATAGTGCCTTAAATGTGGAGGATAAATCCCTTAAAATCGTTTCGGGTCAAGTTGGAGCCGGTATTGTTGCCGATAGTGACCCAGAAAAAGAATGGTATGAGTCCCTGCACAAAGCTCAGGCTCAGATCGCCGCTCTCAAGATTTTAAACTTTTAA
- a CDS encoding CbiQ family ECF transporter T component: MDLLRSLPLGLYLEQPVTWLHHLDSRVKFIWLMSFLVAPLLANPYWRVALVALLILLTLSAAIPLRVWRQQMGWLLMLAFFVLIVTALAPDGYSIESQPRLPPSSLTFPQPTDYHYVLGKAGPFTVTRRSLDLAIRVSTLLFTVIYSSTLFLLTTAPEEITAGLESLMRPLRRMGVPVTEITLTLTLSLRFIPLVLEEVQNLVRSVYTRAINWKKLGIRKSLQVWLLVAERLLENLLLRAEQIASAMLVRGFTSPNEHRVQWHQLRLRWGDWLALLSLVVFWGLRVVWGGEI; encoded by the coding sequence ATGGATTTACTGCGATCGCTACCCCTGGGGCTGTACCTAGAACAACCCGTTACCTGGCTCCATCACCTGGACTCCAGGGTGAAGTTTATCTGGCTGATGAGCTTTCTCGTGGCTCCTCTGTTAGCCAATCCCTACTGGCGTGTGGCGCTGGTGGCGCTGTTAATTTTGCTCACCCTCTCGGCAGCGATTCCGTTACGCGTGTGGCGTCAGCAAATGGGTTGGCTACTGATGCTGGCGTTTTTTGTGCTGATCGTAACGGCGCTCGCTCCCGACGGCTATTCCATTGAGAGTCAGCCACGACTCCCCCCAAGCTCCCTCACCTTTCCCCAACCGACTGACTACCACTACGTGCTTGGGAAGGCTGGCCCTTTTACCGTAACTCGCCGCTCTTTAGACCTGGCGATTCGCGTCAGCACACTACTTTTTACCGTCATCTACAGCAGTACCCTGTTCCTGCTCACAACGGCACCTGAAGAAATTACGGCGGGTTTAGAAAGCTTGATGCGACCTTTGCGACGGATGGGGGTACCCGTAACGGAAATTACCCTGACATTAACCCTTTCTTTGCGCTTCATTCCCCTAGTACTTGAAGAAGTGCAGAATTTGGTTCGTTCTGTATATACCCGTGCCATCAATTGGAAAAAATTGGGTATCCGCAAAAGCCTGCAAGTGTGGTTACTGGTAGCAGAACGACTGCTGGAAAATCTTTTATTACGAGCTGAGCAAATTGCCAGCGCCATGCTGGTGCGGGGATTTACCAGTCCCAATGAGCATCGGGTACAGTGGCACCAGCTACGTCTACGCTGGGGCGATTGGTTGGCTCTGCTTAGCTTAGTGGTGTTCTGGGGATTACGAGTCGTTTGGGGTGGAGAGATTTAG
- the der gene encoding ribosome biogenesis GTPase Der: protein MALPIVAVIGRPNVGKSTLVNRLAGVTDAIVHDEPGVTRDRTYRPGFWQDREFLVVDTGGLVFDDDTEFLPLIREQAMAALAESSAAIFVVDGQEGPTPADETIAEWLRQQSVPFFLAVNKCESPQQGIIQSSQFWELGLGEPFPVSGIHGNGLGELLDELIMHLEPVEIPSETSEIKVAIVGRPNVGKSSLLNAFTGENRAIVSPISGTTRDAIDMVVERPGKPEKEGESKTYRLIDTAGIRKKKNVEYGPEFFGINRAFKAIRRSDVVLMVIDALDGVTEQDQKLAGRIAEEGRAAVIVVNKWDAVEKDSHTIYEQEKLVKDRLSFVDWAEIIFVSAQTGQRVEKILDLVDTAAEGHRRRVTTSVINEVLEEAVSWHSPPTSRQGRQGKIYYGTQVASQPPTIALFVNEPKRFNDNYRRYIERQFREHLGFTGTPIRLLWRGKKVREVGNNIQSNANRATRV, encoded by the coding sequence ATGGCTCTGCCAATTGTTGCTGTGATAGGACGCCCCAATGTGGGCAAATCAACCCTGGTCAATCGTTTGGCAGGCGTGACCGATGCGATTGTGCATGATGAACCTGGGGTAACGCGCGATCGCACGTATCGCCCCGGCTTCTGGCAAGATCGCGAGTTCTTGGTTGTCGATACGGGTGGCTTAGTCTTTGATGATGACACCGAATTCTTACCCCTGATCCGAGAACAGGCCATGGCGGCGCTGGCTGAATCGAGTGCAGCCATATTCGTCGTGGATGGTCAGGAGGGGCCGACACCCGCAGATGAAACGATCGCGGAATGGTTGCGCCAACAATCCGTGCCTTTTTTCCTGGCCGTGAACAAATGCGAATCACCACAGCAGGGCATTATCCAATCCTCTCAGTTTTGGGAATTAGGATTAGGCGAACCTTTCCCTGTCTCCGGGATTCATGGCAATGGTCTTGGAGAACTGCTCGATGAGCTGATTATGCACCTGGAACCGGTAGAGATACCGTCAGAAACCTCTGAGATTAAAGTTGCCATTGTCGGACGCCCGAACGTGGGCAAGTCCAGCTTATTGAACGCCTTCACTGGGGAAAATCGTGCGATCGTTAGCCCTATTTCTGGCACCACCCGCGATGCGATTGATATGGTCGTAGAACGACCGGGTAAGCCAGAGAAGGAGGGTGAAAGCAAAACCTATCGCCTGATTGATACGGCGGGAATTCGCAAAAAGAAGAATGTGGAGTATGGCCCAGAATTCTTTGGGATTAATCGTGCGTTTAAAGCCATTCGCCGCTCCGATGTGGTGTTAATGGTCATTGATGCCCTGGATGGAGTGACTGAGCAAGACCAAAAACTAGCAGGGCGAATTGCGGAAGAAGGACGTGCCGCTGTGATTGTGGTGAACAAATGGGATGCCGTTGAAAAAGATTCCCACACAATCTACGAACAGGAAAAACTGGTTAAAGACCGCCTGAGTTTTGTGGATTGGGCCGAGATCATTTTTGTCAGTGCTCAGACTGGACAGCGGGTGGAAAAGATTTTGGATTTAGTAGACACCGCCGCTGAGGGACATCGTCGTCGTGTGACCACTTCGGTGATTAATGAAGTGCTAGAAGAAGCCGTAAGCTGGCACTCTCCCCCCACCTCTCGCCAAGGGCGGCAGGGCAAAATTTACTATGGCACCCAGGTCGCCAGTCAGCCACCCACGATTGCTTTGTTTGTCAACGAGCCTAAGCGATTTAACGACAACTACCGCCGCTACATCGAGCGTCAGTTTCGTGAACATTTGGGCTTTACAGGGACACCAATCCGCTTGCTGTGGCGGGGTAAGAAAGTCCGTGAGGTTGGGAATAATATCCAGAGCAATGCCAACCGCGCCACACGGGTATAG
- a CDS encoding winged helix-turn-helix domain-containing protein has product MYKWGDLRLDPEACEVSYQGNTLRLYPKEYELLKLFFDYPKRVLSPSFIMDRLWSFDSIPSESAVRAHIKGLRRKLKDAGAENVIQTVHSLGYRLKPLSKETQKSDSSLSPMLIKLLALHEIEHVIVDKNFIILEASPDVKNFSDYPLDVVVGREVTLAFPELIGIESTLLEILEDQKSSFDIKGIARSKNSLRPDYINIYAMSEPTENKSTQRLLLLFEDSSEKMIWKQQVVQQENESYLLIGEPFKS; this is encoded by the coding sequence ATGTATAAGTGGGGGGATTTACGCTTAGATCCTGAAGCTTGTGAAGTCAGCTATCAAGGAAACACCCTGCGATTGTATCCCAAAGAGTATGAACTTTTGAAACTATTCTTTGATTACCCGAAACGGGTATTAAGTCCATCTTTTATTATGGATCGTCTTTGGTCTTTTGATTCAATTCCAAGTGAAAGTGCCGTAAGAGCTCATATTAAAGGATTGCGACGTAAACTCAAAGATGCAGGGGCTGAAAATGTTATTCAAACCGTTCATAGTTTGGGCTATCGTCTTAAACCACTGTCGAAAGAGACCCAAAAATCGGATTCTTCATTGAGTCCGATGCTGATAAAGCTCCTAGCATTACATGAAATTGAGCATGTAATAGTGGATAAAAATTTTATTATTTTGGAGGCTTCTCCAGATGTCAAAAATTTCTCTGATTATCCGTTGGATGTGGTGGTTGGTCGAGAAGTAACTTTAGCTTTTCCGGAATTAATTGGGATTGAATCTACTCTTTTAGAAATTTTAGAAGACCAAAAATCTAGCTTTGATATTAAAGGAATTGCTCGGTCAAAAAATTCTTTAAGACCTGACTACATCAATATCTATGCCATGAGTGAACCAACTGAAAATAAATCCACCCAAAGATTGCTTCTTCTGTTTGAAGACTCTTCGGAAAAAATGATTTGGAAGCAGCAGGTTGTTCAACAAGAAAATGAATCTTATTTATTAATTGGAGAACCGTTTAAAAGTTAA